A genomic segment from Nicotiana sylvestris chromosome 1, ASM39365v2, whole genome shotgun sequence encodes:
- the LOC104244154 gene encoding protein FAR-RED IMPAIRED RESPONSE 1-like — MPNEFNEEDLIIGPITGMRFSSKDVMFDFYKEHARLPGFCIVKRTSNKKVGDIISYVQYGCDTSRKPRNKHVTKRRNCRARINRILEENGSWRISNVVKKHNHQLEPALSRLMVGHRSLSKSLKRTLAVKDIAGLRPSKNIRVAEVLVGGPENLGCTPKDCRNYILKSKKLQLQEGDAQSLLKFFSDMQQNDREFYCSVDVDSFGQFRNVVWVHSHSKVAYEEFHDVICLDTTYLVNRYNMPFASFAGVNQYRQSILLGCALMSSEDITSYKMVLSTWLGAQNNVHPLAIMTDQCDSIKAVINALMPNTVHRYCIWHIFAKLPTKLSRVLDDKIAKAEFKALVLDSINIAIGAKFEKELEAEYEPRCFEPKCLSEFAWEEKFQTCYTREVFEFFQVQLRKLYHCEISTPEDHQATVGVENYIIADYSFRSFNTRDPFVFTVEYTPIGEYLSCNCKWFEIRVMRRYIKYHLNILERDLLNWDDDHMIVPNWILEDTHDGVGEGEGGGECEGEGEGEGEGEGGGEGEGEGEGEGRNIRDPRYVASCGRPGLNRYRGRIDSYFRSSQTGDGSGVRGNMRGRGGGRGVDRGGGRSGSRGGGRGGGKTGLAEGIEQDDATVPPHSSLPDLNDEANWEIEDLTV; from the exons ATGCCTAATGAGTTCAATGAAGAAGATCTCATAATTGGTCCAATTACTGGGATGCGGTTCAGTAGTAAGGATGTTATGTTTGATTTTTACAAAGAACATGCAAGATTACCGGGGTTTTGCATTGTCAAAAGAACATCAAATAAAAAAGTTGGTGATATTATTAGTTATGTGCAATATGGTTGTGATACGTCAAGGAAACCAAGGAATAAGCATGTTACCAAGAGGAGGAACTGTCGTGCTAGAATAAATAGAATTTTGGAGGAGAATGGTTCATGGCGTATTTCAAATGTGGTTAAAAAACATAATCATCAATTGGAACCAGCACTATCGCGATTGATGGTTGGACACAGATCGCTTAGTAAGTCTCTTAAGAGAACTCTTGCAGTCAAAGATATTGCTGGCTTAAGACCCTCAAAAAATATAAGAGTCGCTGAAGTACTTGTTGGTGGCCCCGAAAATCTGGGTTGTACACCAAAGGACTGTAGAAATTATATTTTGAAGAGTAAAAAGCTTCAGTTGCAAGAAGGGGATGCACAATCATTACTCAAGTTCTTCAGTGACATGCAACAAAACGATAGGGAATTTTACTGCTCCGTAGATGTGGATAGTTTTGGTCAATTTCGTAATGTCGTATGGGTTCATTCACACTCTAAAGTTGCATATGAGGAGTTCCATGATGTAATATGCCTTGATACCACATACCTTGTGAATCGATACAATATGCCATTTGCTTCATTTGCTGGTGTCAATCAGTATAGGCAGTCCATACTTTTGGGATGTGCTCTTATGTCTAGTGAGGATATAACAAGTTACAAAATGGTGCTATCTACATGGCTTGGGGCTCAAAACAATGTTCATCCATTAGCTATCATGACTGACCAATGTGATAGTATTAAGGCTGTCATCAATGCATTGATGCCAAATACGGTACATAGATATTGTATATGGCACATATTCGCAAAGTTGCCTACGAAGTTAAGTAGAGTTCTTGATGATAAGATTGCAAAGGCAGAATTTAAGGCTTTAGTCCTTGATAGCATTAACATTG CCATAGGAGCTAAGTTCGAGAAAGAATTGGAAGCTGAATATGAGCCAAGGTGCTTTGAACCAAAATGTTTATCTGAATTTGCATGGGAGGAAAAATTTCAAACATGTTATACTCGTGAAGTGTTTGAATTTTTTCAAGTACAGTTAAGGAAACTGTACCATTGTGAAATCAGCACCCCTGAAGACCATCAAGCAACAGTTGGAGTGGAGAATTACATTATCGCAGATTATTCATTCAGGAGTTTTAACACTAGAGATCCATTTGTATTCACGGTTGAATATACACCTATTGGCGAATATCTAAGTTGCAACTGCAAGTGGTTTGAAATAAGAG TGATGAGGCGATATATTAAGTATCATTTGAACATATTGGAGCGtgaccttttgaattgggatgatGATCATATGATAGTTCCAAATTGGATATTGGAAGATACACATGATGGTGTGGGTGAGGGTGAGGGTGGGGGTGAATGTGAGGGTGAGGGTGAGGGTGAGGGTGAGGGTGAGGGTGGGGGTGAAGGTGAGGGTGAGGGTGAGGGTGAAGGAAGAAATATAAGAGATCCTAGATATGTAGCTTCTTGTGGACGTCCAGGGTTGAACAGATATAGAGGGCGAATTGATTCATACTTTAGAAGTTCACAAACAGGTGATGGAAGTGGAGTTAGAGGTAATATGAGGGGTAGAGGTGGTGGTAGAGGTGTTGACAGAGGTGGTGGTAGAAGTGGTAGTAGAGGTGGTGGTAGAGGTGGTGGAAAAACTGGGTTAGCGGAAGGAATAGAG CAAGATGATGCAACAGTACCACCACATAGTAGTTTGCCTGATCTAAACGATGAAGCAAATTGGGAAATAGAAGACTTGACCGTTTAG